A genomic region of Antennarius striatus isolate MH-2024 chromosome 4, ASM4005453v1, whole genome shotgun sequence contains the following coding sequences:
- the elapor2a gene encoding endosome/lysosome-associated apoptosis and autophagy regulator family member 2 isoform X5, which produces MLRAPTMQETDVRTAKPRMDYYFEYTECDSTGSRWRVAIPHMTGSCTGLPEPVRGTECTFSCKAGEFLEMSAQECTQCAAGSYSLGSGIRFDQWDSMPAGFSSLATLLENSPHGDDRLTCNSSSWVPQGNYLESNRDECTVSLIYAVHLKKKGSVSFEYQYPDNNRLFEFFIQNDQCQEMDQSSDTKWLKLTNHGEWATHTVSLKSGTNILYWRTGGVLMGTKVVKPVLLKNIQIEGVAYTSECFPCKPGTFSHAPGSSMCNLCPRDTFSGHGASSCTPCNATSQYAAEGSGVCKDRPLCSKKDYVQIHTACDHEGMTQVMYKWIEPKICLEGVAGAEQLPPSEEREPCPPCNPGFYNNDTPTCSPCPSGTFSTGLRPCKQCPAGTEPILGYEYKWWNILPSTMKTSCFNVGNSKCDGMNGWEVAGDYIQSGAGGSDNDYLILNIHVPGFKLPTSLSSQSGTEFGRITFEFETSCSADCELYFMMDVNRKSTTVVESWERTKSRQTYTHIMTKNASVSYTWAFQRTNQPSDVRRSVNDVARIYSISVTNAVDGLSSGCRPCALSAQPSGSACVPCPAGHYIDTHTSKCTECPRNTYLVPHAAQGAEACNPCGPASKSDRDHRLCYSDCHFTHTEGNVTLTFDFSPLGFVGSLMKGPSFTSKGTKYFHQVNISLCGGQGQLAVCTDNVTDLSISDSQREKGEGGNTVKTFICQSTIIPAGGRGFPTALSSQSINLANTFLGVTVENTLDGIEAKPEQFPQTSRKVPDVNFYYRSLEPTSSCESGRSAVVKLRCDPARSTKGDLSVPSQCPEGTCDGCTFHFLWESSGACPTCTERDYHQIEGVCKGGHQNLLYVWTEPKLCVGGVTLPEKKTLPCEGMEFWVRLGAGLGSFTAVLLVSLTCYFWKKNKRLEYKYSRLVMSANKECEMPGADSCAVMEGENEGDMEDEVVYTKPSLLGKLKAIASKGNRESFEHVQLNSPHSKALVWS; this is translated from the exons ATGCTCAGGGCTCCCACCATGCAGGAAACAGATGTGCGCACAGCAAAACCTCGA ATGGACTACTACTTTGAATACACAGAGTGTGACAGCACAGGATCCCGGTGGAGAGTGGCCATCCCACACATGACGGGGTCCTGCACTGGACTACCAGAGCCAGTGCGTGGCACAGAGTGCA CCTTCTCGTGTAAGGCTGGGGAGTTTCTGGAGATGTCGGCTCAGGAGTGTACCCAGTGCGCAGCGGGAAGCTACTCCCTCGGTAGCGGCATCCGCTTCGACCAGTGGGATTCCATGCCTGCTGGATTCAGTAGCCTAGCAACCTTGCTGGAGAACAGCCCCCATGGAGACGACAGGCTCACCTGCAACAG TTCTTCATGGGTGCCTCAAGGAAACTATTTGGAGTCCAACCGAGATGAATGCACAGTCTCGCTCATCTATGCTGTCCATCTGAAGAAGAAAGGCTCTGTCAGTTTTGAGTATCAGTATCCAGACAACAACCGGCTTTTTGAGTTTTTT ATCCAGAATGACCAATGTCAAGAGATGGATCAGTCGTCTGATACGAAATGGCTCAAGCTCACTAATCATGGTGAATGGGCCACCCACACG GTGAGCCTGAAATCTGGCACTAATATCCTGTACTGGAGGACGGGTGGAGTCCTAATGGGGACCAAAGTGGTGAAGCCTGTTTTgctaaaaaatattcaaattgaaG GAGTCGCCTACACATCGGAGTGTTTCCCATGCAAACCTGGGACGTTCAGCCACGCCCCAGGCTCCTCCATGTGTAACCTCTGTCCTCGGGACACCTTCTCCGGCCATGGTGCCAGCTCCTGCACCCCCTGTAACGCCACCTCTCAGTATGCAG CTGAGGGATCTGGTGTGTGTAAGGACAGACCTCTATGCTCCAAGAAGGACTATGTCCAGATCCACACAGCTTGTGACCACGAGGGCATG ACGCAGGTCATGTATAAGTGGATCGAACCCAAGATCTGCCTGGAGGGAGTGGCTGGAGCTGAGCAATTGCCTCCAAGTGAAGAGAGAGAGCCATGCCCTCCTTGTAACCCTGGTTTCTATAACAATGACACACCCACCTGCTCCCCGTGCCCATCTGGGACCTTTTCCACCGGGTTGAGAC CATGCAAGCAGTGTCCGGCAGGCACAGAGCCCATATTGGGTTATGAGTATAAATGGTGGAATATTCTTCCTTCAACCATGAAGACTTCTTGTTTCAATGTGGGGAACTCAAAATGTGACGGCATGAATG GCTGGGAGGTGGCAGGTGATTACATCCAGAGTGGAGCAGGAGGCTCAGATAACGACTACCTCATCCTCAACATCCATGTTCCTGGCTTCAA gCTTCCTACCTCTTTGTCCAGTCAGTCCGGGACAGAGTTTGGTCGCATCACATTTGAGTTTGAAACTTCGTGCTCGGCTGACTGTGAGCTTTATTTTATGATG gatGTTAACAGGAAAAGTACCACGGTGGTGGAGTCATGGGAGAGAACCAAATCAAGACAAACCTACACGCACATCATGACGAAGAATGCCTCAGTTTCCTATACATGGGCTTTCCAGAGGACTAACCAGCCTTCAGAT GTACGCAGGAGCGTCAACGATGTGGCACGAATCTACTCCATCTCAGTGACTAATGCCGTTGATGGTTTGTCCTCTGGGTGCCGTCCTTGTGCCCTCAGCGCTCAGCCCTCCGGCTCTGCCTGCGTGCCCTGCCCCGCTGGACattacatagacacacacaccagcaaatGCACCGAGTGTCCACGCAACACGTACCTCGTACCTCACGCCGCACAGGGTGCAGAGGCTTGTAATCCCTGTGGACCAGCCAGCAAGAGTGACAGG GATCACAGGTTGTGCTACAGTGACTGTCACTTCACTCACACAGAGGGGAATGTCACACTGACTTTTGACTTCAGTCCCCTTGGTTTTGTTGGATCCCTGATGAAGGGTCCAAGCTTTACTTCAAAAGGAACCAAATACTTCCACCAAGTCAACATCAGCCTGTGTGGAGGACAG GGACAGCTGGCCGTCTGCACAGACAATGTAACGGACCTATCCATCAGTGACTCCCAGAGAGAGAAAGGTGAAGGAGGCAACACTGTCAAGACCTTCATCTGTCAGTCTACAATCATCCCAGCGGGTGGACGAGGCTTCCCCACAGCCCTGTCCTCACAGTCCATTAACCTGGCTAACACCTTCCTCG GAGTGACAGTTGAGAACACACTCGATGGAATTGAGGCTAAGCCTGAGCAGTTCCCCCAGACCTCCAGAAAAGTCCCCGATGTCAACTTCTACTACAG GTCGTTGGAGCCGACCTCATCTTGTGAGTCCGGTAGGAGTGCAGTGGTCAAGCTTCGTTGTGATCCAGCGAGGAGCACGAAAGGAGATCTCTCAGTTCCCAG TCAGTGTCCTGAAGGAACATGTGACGGCTGCACCTTCCATTTCTTATGGGAGAGCTCAGGAGCTTGTCCCACATGCACAGAGAGGGACTACCATCAGATAGAAGGAGTCTGCAAGGGGGGACATCAG AATCTGCTGTATGTGTGGACTGAACCAAAGCTGTGTGTAGGAGGCGTGACCTTGCCTGAAAAGAAAACGTTGCCGTGTGAGGGGATGGAGTTCTGGGTCCGGCTCGGCGCAGGATTAGGATCTTTCACTGCAGTACTTCTCGTCTCCCTCACCTGCTACTTCTGGAAGAAGAACAAAAG GTTGGAGTACAAGTACTCTCGTCTGGTGATGTCTGCCAATAAAGAGTGTGAGATGCCAGGAGCTGACAGCTGCGCtgtgatggagggagagaatgaGGGAGACATGGAGGATGAAGTTGTGTACACAAAACCTTCTCTACTTGGCAAACTCAAAGCCATAGCATCTAAG GGAAACCGTGAGAGTTTCGAACATGTGCAGCTGAACTCGCCACACTCAAAAGCCTTGGTGTGGAGCTAG
- the elapor2a gene encoding endosome/lysosome-associated apoptosis and autophagy regulator family member 2 isoform X1 — protein MLRAPTMQETDVRTAKPRLSTPPQAFTPRLIANVIAHTQFTTSHAGKMDYYFEYTECDSTGSRWRVAIPHMTGSCTGLPEPVRGTECTFSCKAGEFLEMSAQECTQCAAGSYSLGSGIRFDQWDSMPAGFSSLATLLENSPHGDDRLTCNSSSWVPQGNYLESNRDECTVSLIYAVHLKKKGSVSFEYQYPDNNRLFEFFIQNDQCQEMDQSSDTKWLKLTNHGEWATHTVSLKSGTNILYWRTGGVLMGTKVVKPVLLKNIQIEGVAYTSECFPCKPGTFSHAPGSSMCNLCPRDTFSGHGASSCTPCNATSQYAAEGSGVCKDRPLCSKKDYVQIHTACDHEGMTQVMYKWIEPKICLEGVAGAEQLPPSEEREPCPPCNPGFYNNDTPTCSPCPSGTFSTGLRPCKQCPAGTEPILGYEYKWWNILPSTMKTSCFNVGNSKCDGMNGWEVAGDYIQSGAGGSDNDYLILNIHVPGFKLPTSLSSQSGTEFGRITFEFETSCSADCELYFMMDVNRKSTTVVESWERTKSRQTYTHIMTKNASVSYTWAFQRTNQPSDVRRSVNDVARIYSISVTNAVDGLSSGCRPCALSAQPSGSACVPCPAGHYIDTHTSKCTECPRNTYLVPHAAQGAEACNPCGPASKSDRDHRLCYSDCHFTHTEGNVTLTFDFSPLGFVGSLMKGPSFTSKGTKYFHQVNISLCGGQGQLAVCTDNVTDLSISDSQREKGEGGNTVKTFICQSTIIPAGGRGFPTALSSQSINLANTFLGVTVENTLDGIEAKPEQFPQTSRKVPDVNFYYRSLEPTSSCESGRSAVVKLRCDPARSTKGDLSVPSQCPEGTCDGCTFHFLWESSGACPTCTERDYHQIEGVCKGGHQNLLYVWTEPKLCVGGVTLPEKKTLPCEGMEFWVRLGAGLGSFTAVLLVSLTCYFWKKNKRLEYKYSRLVMSANKECEMPGADSCAVMEGENEGDMEDEVVYTKPSLLGKLKAIASKGNRESFEHVQLNSPHSKALVWS, from the exons ATGCTCAGGGCTCCCACCATGCAGGAAACAGATGTGCGCACAGCAAAACCTCGA CTTTCCACCCCTCCCCAGGCTTTTACCCCAAGACTCATTGCCAATGTAATCGCCCACACCCAGTTCACCACCAGTCATGCTGGCAAG ATGGACTACTACTTTGAATACACAGAGTGTGACAGCACAGGATCCCGGTGGAGAGTGGCCATCCCACACATGACGGGGTCCTGCACTGGACTACCAGAGCCAGTGCGTGGCACAGAGTGCA CCTTCTCGTGTAAGGCTGGGGAGTTTCTGGAGATGTCGGCTCAGGAGTGTACCCAGTGCGCAGCGGGAAGCTACTCCCTCGGTAGCGGCATCCGCTTCGACCAGTGGGATTCCATGCCTGCTGGATTCAGTAGCCTAGCAACCTTGCTGGAGAACAGCCCCCATGGAGACGACAGGCTCACCTGCAACAG TTCTTCATGGGTGCCTCAAGGAAACTATTTGGAGTCCAACCGAGATGAATGCACAGTCTCGCTCATCTATGCTGTCCATCTGAAGAAGAAAGGCTCTGTCAGTTTTGAGTATCAGTATCCAGACAACAACCGGCTTTTTGAGTTTTTT ATCCAGAATGACCAATGTCAAGAGATGGATCAGTCGTCTGATACGAAATGGCTCAAGCTCACTAATCATGGTGAATGGGCCACCCACACG GTGAGCCTGAAATCTGGCACTAATATCCTGTACTGGAGGACGGGTGGAGTCCTAATGGGGACCAAAGTGGTGAAGCCTGTTTTgctaaaaaatattcaaattgaaG GAGTCGCCTACACATCGGAGTGTTTCCCATGCAAACCTGGGACGTTCAGCCACGCCCCAGGCTCCTCCATGTGTAACCTCTGTCCTCGGGACACCTTCTCCGGCCATGGTGCCAGCTCCTGCACCCCCTGTAACGCCACCTCTCAGTATGCAG CTGAGGGATCTGGTGTGTGTAAGGACAGACCTCTATGCTCCAAGAAGGACTATGTCCAGATCCACACAGCTTGTGACCACGAGGGCATG ACGCAGGTCATGTATAAGTGGATCGAACCCAAGATCTGCCTGGAGGGAGTGGCTGGAGCTGAGCAATTGCCTCCAAGTGAAGAGAGAGAGCCATGCCCTCCTTGTAACCCTGGTTTCTATAACAATGACACACCCACCTGCTCCCCGTGCCCATCTGGGACCTTTTCCACCGGGTTGAGAC CATGCAAGCAGTGTCCGGCAGGCACAGAGCCCATATTGGGTTATGAGTATAAATGGTGGAATATTCTTCCTTCAACCATGAAGACTTCTTGTTTCAATGTGGGGAACTCAAAATGTGACGGCATGAATG GCTGGGAGGTGGCAGGTGATTACATCCAGAGTGGAGCAGGAGGCTCAGATAACGACTACCTCATCCTCAACATCCATGTTCCTGGCTTCAA gCTTCCTACCTCTTTGTCCAGTCAGTCCGGGACAGAGTTTGGTCGCATCACATTTGAGTTTGAAACTTCGTGCTCGGCTGACTGTGAGCTTTATTTTATGATG gatGTTAACAGGAAAAGTACCACGGTGGTGGAGTCATGGGAGAGAACCAAATCAAGACAAACCTACACGCACATCATGACGAAGAATGCCTCAGTTTCCTATACATGGGCTTTCCAGAGGACTAACCAGCCTTCAGAT GTACGCAGGAGCGTCAACGATGTGGCACGAATCTACTCCATCTCAGTGACTAATGCCGTTGATGGTTTGTCCTCTGGGTGCCGTCCTTGTGCCCTCAGCGCTCAGCCCTCCGGCTCTGCCTGCGTGCCCTGCCCCGCTGGACattacatagacacacacaccagcaaatGCACCGAGTGTCCACGCAACACGTACCTCGTACCTCACGCCGCACAGGGTGCAGAGGCTTGTAATCCCTGTGGACCAGCCAGCAAGAGTGACAGG GATCACAGGTTGTGCTACAGTGACTGTCACTTCACTCACACAGAGGGGAATGTCACACTGACTTTTGACTTCAGTCCCCTTGGTTTTGTTGGATCCCTGATGAAGGGTCCAAGCTTTACTTCAAAAGGAACCAAATACTTCCACCAAGTCAACATCAGCCTGTGTGGAGGACAG GGACAGCTGGCCGTCTGCACAGACAATGTAACGGACCTATCCATCAGTGACTCCCAGAGAGAGAAAGGTGAAGGAGGCAACACTGTCAAGACCTTCATCTGTCAGTCTACAATCATCCCAGCGGGTGGACGAGGCTTCCCCACAGCCCTGTCCTCACAGTCCATTAACCTGGCTAACACCTTCCTCG GAGTGACAGTTGAGAACACACTCGATGGAATTGAGGCTAAGCCTGAGCAGTTCCCCCAGACCTCCAGAAAAGTCCCCGATGTCAACTTCTACTACAG GTCGTTGGAGCCGACCTCATCTTGTGAGTCCGGTAGGAGTGCAGTGGTCAAGCTTCGTTGTGATCCAGCGAGGAGCACGAAAGGAGATCTCTCAGTTCCCAG TCAGTGTCCTGAAGGAACATGTGACGGCTGCACCTTCCATTTCTTATGGGAGAGCTCAGGAGCTTGTCCCACATGCACAGAGAGGGACTACCATCAGATAGAAGGAGTCTGCAAGGGGGGACATCAG AATCTGCTGTATGTGTGGACTGAACCAAAGCTGTGTGTAGGAGGCGTGACCTTGCCTGAAAAGAAAACGTTGCCGTGTGAGGGGATGGAGTTCTGGGTCCGGCTCGGCGCAGGATTAGGATCTTTCACTGCAGTACTTCTCGTCTCCCTCACCTGCTACTTCTGGAAGAAGAACAAAAG GTTGGAGTACAAGTACTCTCGTCTGGTGATGTCTGCCAATAAAGAGTGTGAGATGCCAGGAGCTGACAGCTGCGCtgtgatggagggagagaatgaGGGAGACATGGAGGATGAAGTTGTGTACACAAAACCTTCTCTACTTGGCAAACTCAAAGCCATAGCATCTAAG GGAAACCGTGAGAGTTTCGAACATGTGCAGCTGAACTCGCCACACTCAAAAGCCTTGGTGTGGAGCTAG
- the elapor2a gene encoding endosome/lysosome-associated apoptosis and autophagy regulator family member 2 isoform X2, translating into MLRAPTMQETDVRTAKPRAFTPRLIANVIAHTQFTTSHAGKMDYYFEYTECDSTGSRWRVAIPHMTGSCTGLPEPVRGTECTFSCKAGEFLEMSAQECTQCAAGSYSLGSGIRFDQWDSMPAGFSSLATLLENSPHGDDRLTCNSSSWVPQGNYLESNRDECTVSLIYAVHLKKKGSVSFEYQYPDNNRLFEFFIQNDQCQEMDQSSDTKWLKLTNHGEWATHTVSLKSGTNILYWRTGGVLMGTKVVKPVLLKNIQIEGVAYTSECFPCKPGTFSHAPGSSMCNLCPRDTFSGHGASSCTPCNATSQYAAEGSGVCKDRPLCSKKDYVQIHTACDHEGMTQVMYKWIEPKICLEGVAGAEQLPPSEEREPCPPCNPGFYNNDTPTCSPCPSGTFSTGLRPCKQCPAGTEPILGYEYKWWNILPSTMKTSCFNVGNSKCDGMNGWEVAGDYIQSGAGGSDNDYLILNIHVPGFKLPTSLSSQSGTEFGRITFEFETSCSADCELYFMMDVNRKSTTVVESWERTKSRQTYTHIMTKNASVSYTWAFQRTNQPSDVRRSVNDVARIYSISVTNAVDGLSSGCRPCALSAQPSGSACVPCPAGHYIDTHTSKCTECPRNTYLVPHAAQGAEACNPCGPASKSDRDHRLCYSDCHFTHTEGNVTLTFDFSPLGFVGSLMKGPSFTSKGTKYFHQVNISLCGGQGQLAVCTDNVTDLSISDSQREKGEGGNTVKTFICQSTIIPAGGRGFPTALSSQSINLANTFLGVTVENTLDGIEAKPEQFPQTSRKVPDVNFYYRSLEPTSSCESGRSAVVKLRCDPARSTKGDLSVPSQCPEGTCDGCTFHFLWESSGACPTCTERDYHQIEGVCKGGHQNLLYVWTEPKLCVGGVTLPEKKTLPCEGMEFWVRLGAGLGSFTAVLLVSLTCYFWKKNKRLEYKYSRLVMSANKECEMPGADSCAVMEGENEGDMEDEVVYTKPSLLGKLKAIASKGNRESFEHVQLNSPHSKALVWS; encoded by the exons ATGCTCAGGGCTCCCACCATGCAGGAAACAGATGTGCGCACAGCAAAACCTCGA GCTTTTACCCCAAGACTCATTGCCAATGTAATCGCCCACACCCAGTTCACCACCAGTCATGCTGGCAAG ATGGACTACTACTTTGAATACACAGAGTGTGACAGCACAGGATCCCGGTGGAGAGTGGCCATCCCACACATGACGGGGTCCTGCACTGGACTACCAGAGCCAGTGCGTGGCACAGAGTGCA CCTTCTCGTGTAAGGCTGGGGAGTTTCTGGAGATGTCGGCTCAGGAGTGTACCCAGTGCGCAGCGGGAAGCTACTCCCTCGGTAGCGGCATCCGCTTCGACCAGTGGGATTCCATGCCTGCTGGATTCAGTAGCCTAGCAACCTTGCTGGAGAACAGCCCCCATGGAGACGACAGGCTCACCTGCAACAG TTCTTCATGGGTGCCTCAAGGAAACTATTTGGAGTCCAACCGAGATGAATGCACAGTCTCGCTCATCTATGCTGTCCATCTGAAGAAGAAAGGCTCTGTCAGTTTTGAGTATCAGTATCCAGACAACAACCGGCTTTTTGAGTTTTTT ATCCAGAATGACCAATGTCAAGAGATGGATCAGTCGTCTGATACGAAATGGCTCAAGCTCACTAATCATGGTGAATGGGCCACCCACACG GTGAGCCTGAAATCTGGCACTAATATCCTGTACTGGAGGACGGGTGGAGTCCTAATGGGGACCAAAGTGGTGAAGCCTGTTTTgctaaaaaatattcaaattgaaG GAGTCGCCTACACATCGGAGTGTTTCCCATGCAAACCTGGGACGTTCAGCCACGCCCCAGGCTCCTCCATGTGTAACCTCTGTCCTCGGGACACCTTCTCCGGCCATGGTGCCAGCTCCTGCACCCCCTGTAACGCCACCTCTCAGTATGCAG CTGAGGGATCTGGTGTGTGTAAGGACAGACCTCTATGCTCCAAGAAGGACTATGTCCAGATCCACACAGCTTGTGACCACGAGGGCATG ACGCAGGTCATGTATAAGTGGATCGAACCCAAGATCTGCCTGGAGGGAGTGGCTGGAGCTGAGCAATTGCCTCCAAGTGAAGAGAGAGAGCCATGCCCTCCTTGTAACCCTGGTTTCTATAACAATGACACACCCACCTGCTCCCCGTGCCCATCTGGGACCTTTTCCACCGGGTTGAGAC CATGCAAGCAGTGTCCGGCAGGCACAGAGCCCATATTGGGTTATGAGTATAAATGGTGGAATATTCTTCCTTCAACCATGAAGACTTCTTGTTTCAATGTGGGGAACTCAAAATGTGACGGCATGAATG GCTGGGAGGTGGCAGGTGATTACATCCAGAGTGGAGCAGGAGGCTCAGATAACGACTACCTCATCCTCAACATCCATGTTCCTGGCTTCAA gCTTCCTACCTCTTTGTCCAGTCAGTCCGGGACAGAGTTTGGTCGCATCACATTTGAGTTTGAAACTTCGTGCTCGGCTGACTGTGAGCTTTATTTTATGATG gatGTTAACAGGAAAAGTACCACGGTGGTGGAGTCATGGGAGAGAACCAAATCAAGACAAACCTACACGCACATCATGACGAAGAATGCCTCAGTTTCCTATACATGGGCTTTCCAGAGGACTAACCAGCCTTCAGAT GTACGCAGGAGCGTCAACGATGTGGCACGAATCTACTCCATCTCAGTGACTAATGCCGTTGATGGTTTGTCCTCTGGGTGCCGTCCTTGTGCCCTCAGCGCTCAGCCCTCCGGCTCTGCCTGCGTGCCCTGCCCCGCTGGACattacatagacacacacaccagcaaatGCACCGAGTGTCCACGCAACACGTACCTCGTACCTCACGCCGCACAGGGTGCAGAGGCTTGTAATCCCTGTGGACCAGCCAGCAAGAGTGACAGG GATCACAGGTTGTGCTACAGTGACTGTCACTTCACTCACACAGAGGGGAATGTCACACTGACTTTTGACTTCAGTCCCCTTGGTTTTGTTGGATCCCTGATGAAGGGTCCAAGCTTTACTTCAAAAGGAACCAAATACTTCCACCAAGTCAACATCAGCCTGTGTGGAGGACAG GGACAGCTGGCCGTCTGCACAGACAATGTAACGGACCTATCCATCAGTGACTCCCAGAGAGAGAAAGGTGAAGGAGGCAACACTGTCAAGACCTTCATCTGTCAGTCTACAATCATCCCAGCGGGTGGACGAGGCTTCCCCACAGCCCTGTCCTCACAGTCCATTAACCTGGCTAACACCTTCCTCG GAGTGACAGTTGAGAACACACTCGATGGAATTGAGGCTAAGCCTGAGCAGTTCCCCCAGACCTCCAGAAAAGTCCCCGATGTCAACTTCTACTACAG GTCGTTGGAGCCGACCTCATCTTGTGAGTCCGGTAGGAGTGCAGTGGTCAAGCTTCGTTGTGATCCAGCGAGGAGCACGAAAGGAGATCTCTCAGTTCCCAG TCAGTGTCCTGAAGGAACATGTGACGGCTGCACCTTCCATTTCTTATGGGAGAGCTCAGGAGCTTGTCCCACATGCACAGAGAGGGACTACCATCAGATAGAAGGAGTCTGCAAGGGGGGACATCAG AATCTGCTGTATGTGTGGACTGAACCAAAGCTGTGTGTAGGAGGCGTGACCTTGCCTGAAAAGAAAACGTTGCCGTGTGAGGGGATGGAGTTCTGGGTCCGGCTCGGCGCAGGATTAGGATCTTTCACTGCAGTACTTCTCGTCTCCCTCACCTGCTACTTCTGGAAGAAGAACAAAAG GTTGGAGTACAAGTACTCTCGTCTGGTGATGTCTGCCAATAAAGAGTGTGAGATGCCAGGAGCTGACAGCTGCGCtgtgatggagggagagaatgaGGGAGACATGGAGGATGAAGTTGTGTACACAAAACCTTCTCTACTTGGCAAACTCAAAGCCATAGCATCTAAG GGAAACCGTGAGAGTTTCGAACATGTGCAGCTGAACTCGCCACACTCAAAAGCCTTGGTGTGGAGCTAG